A genomic segment from Papaver somniferum cultivar HN1 unplaced genomic scaffold, ASM357369v1 unplaced-scaffold_3, whole genome shotgun sequence encodes:
- the LOC113341527 gene encoding probable mediator of RNA polymerase II transcription subunit 36b: MANKPDPLLSIDELEKKINALGRIINNPSILVGKVVDDARIRRQAFQALRDEKIKQRDNEIEQRNNEIEEDRRKKLAHNRGEEYLDGRRVNLQPTDHDDVFKDQVRNDCLLTKMVVDERSVIGGPKSVLVKDEDGSMTRYRRWNPYTCMLAAAILNGVEYFGITKGATVLYLGVPASAITVSHVSDIVGRDGKVYAVVYLHNSRGSKFDMARMQAFNDMAMIRENIVPIIADAADPTQYRIFVDRQVDVIISDDQRADQSTILSLNAKCYLKRKGNFAMFIKPVVMSVVMPDLDSEEDVYAHELKMLQRLELTPSAGVRLDPYQKCRACVIGRRKYKEEEKEDEDEEDT, from the exons ATGGCCAATAAACCAGATCCTCTACTTAGTAtcgatgaactggagaagaaaatCAATGCGTTGGGAAGAATTATTAACAATCCTAGTATCTTGGTCGGGAAAGTTGTCGATGACGCTAGGATCAGACGTCAAGCTTTTCAAGCGCTCAGAGATGAAAAAATTAAACAGAGAGATAATGAAATTGAACAGAGAAATAATGAAATTGAAGAGGATCGAAGAAAGAAGTTAGCTCATAATAGAGGAGAAGAATACTTGGATGGTAGAAGAGTGAATTTACAACCAACAGACCATGATGATGTGTTTAAAGATCAAGTTAGAAATGACTGTTTACTTACAAAGATGGTGGTTGATGAGAGATCTGTGATTGGGGGTCCGAAAAGTGTTTTGGTCAAG GATGAAGATGGATCAATGACTCGGTACAGGAGGTGGAATCCCTATACCTGCATGCTTGCTGCGGCGATTCTAAATGGCGTCGAATACTTTGGGATT ACTAAAGGAGCTACGGTTTTGTATCTTGGTGTGCCAGCTTCGGCAATTACGGTTTCGCATGTATCCGACATCGTCGGACGA GATGGCAAAGTATATGCTGTTGTGTACCTACACAACAGCAGAGGATCTAAATTTGATATGGCAAGGATGCAAGCCTTCAATGACATGGCAATGATACGGGAGAACATTGTACCTATCATTGCAGATGCGGCTGATCCCACCCAGTATAGAATTTTTGTGGATCGCCAAGTTGATGTCATCATCTCTGATGACCAACGAGCTGACCAG TCTACAATACTATCTCTGAATGCAAAGTGTTAcctgaaaagaaaaggaaactttGCAATGTTCATAAAGCCGGTCGTCATGTCGGTGGTCATGCCTGATTTGGATTCTGAAGAAGATGTATATGCACATGAATTGAAGATGTTGCAGAGGTTAGAACTCACACCATCGGCGGGGGTTCGTCTTGATCCGTACCAGAAGTGCCGTGCTTGTGTGATAGGACGCCGCAAAtataaggaagaagaaaaagaagatgaagatgaagaagacactTGA